The following are encoded together in the Capsulimonas corticalis genome:
- a CDS encoding LolA family protein has translation MTPSGRPILARAPWLLLAPLGCLMLASCNRPTSMTVATVPAPASPSDPAANSLWASSLQATTDTPLKAHVVITSRGDSHDRRSVMEMIEGTGGRFRLTYSEPADARGRVVVCDGATTWQYEPRSRTVLRRPTPESVSAETGSPAPDPLWRREIEPGTADVGGRPAQILRVQSASGALVERLWIDNASGRSLRTENYDPHGALTRRVELSQIVVKPVVTPATFQPAIPRGARVLTAAAQPSPNAAGEARLLDLPSDTAGFHVQSVVRAPRSTTAAIHVLYTNGPRALSVFVTNNAANGATELVPSADGGASWKPAVLTSTIHAFTQERADGQSAVAWVADGRRYVAIGRMPLTDLLSIAKTMAEK, from the coding sequence GTGACACCTTCCGGCCGACCCATTCTGGCCCGCGCGCCCTGGCTTTTGCTGGCGCCTCTTGGCTGTCTGATGCTCGCCTCATGCAACCGGCCCACATCGATGACGGTGGCGACGGTCCCCGCGCCGGCTTCGCCGTCGGATCCCGCCGCGAACTCGCTCTGGGCCAGCAGCCTTCAGGCGACAACGGACACGCCGCTGAAAGCGCATGTCGTCATCACCTCGCGCGGGGACAGCCACGATCGGCGATCGGTGATGGAGATGATCGAGGGGACCGGCGGACGCTTTCGCTTGACCTACTCCGAGCCGGCGGACGCGCGCGGGCGCGTGGTGGTGTGCGACGGCGCCACGACCTGGCAGTATGAGCCCCGCAGCCGCACCGTGCTGCGCCGGCCGACCCCCGAGAGCGTTTCGGCGGAGACGGGAAGCCCGGCGCCGGACCCGCTCTGGCGGCGCGAGATCGAGCCGGGAACGGCGGATGTCGGCGGCCGGCCCGCGCAGATCCTGCGCGTTCAATCCGCGAGCGGAGCCCTGGTGGAGCGTCTGTGGATCGACAACGCGTCCGGCCGCAGCCTGCGCACCGAGAACTACGATCCGCACGGCGCGCTGACTCGCCGTGTCGAGCTGTCGCAGATCGTCGTCAAACCGGTCGTAACGCCCGCGACCTTCCAGCCGGCGATCCCGCGCGGCGCGCGCGTCCTGACCGCCGCCGCGCAGCCATCGCCCAACGCCGCCGGCGAAGCGCGCCTTCTGGATCTTCCTTCCGACACCGCCGGCTTCCACGTTCAGTCCGTGGTCCGCGCGCCCAGGTCCACCACGGCGGCCATCCACGTGCTGTACACGAACGGCCCGCGCGCGCTGTCCGTCTTCGTGACGAACAACGCCGCCAACGGCGCGACGGAGCTTGTGCCCTCCGCCGATGGCGGCGCCAGCTGGAAGCCCGCCGTGCTGACCTCCACGATCCACGCCTTCACGCAGGAGCGCGCCGACGGCCAAAGCGCCGTCGCCTGGGTCGCCGACGGACGCCGCTACGTCGCCATCGGTCGCATGCCGTTGACGGATCTGCTCAGCATCGCCAAAACGATGGCCGAAAAATAA
- a CDS encoding anti-sigma factor family protein, producing MPNCHDTRENLSRLLDNDLDGSEATLTAAHLDECFACRHEYDRLREVRAAMQSLAAPQDGGARDRVFGLLEARSRQTAQNGSALRAPRRAWPSFTLRPAYALGLGAAAACVGFLVFSPSTPPATATPLPNTMEMSQFYALHDAHLVGLTSAEPVGHRDLAAEGRATLIASADESVGGSL from the coding sequence ATGCCAAACTGTCATGACACAAGGGAAAATCTGAGCCGGCTCCTGGACAACGATCTCGATGGATCGGAAGCCACTCTGACGGCGGCGCATCTGGACGAATGCTTTGCGTGCCGGCATGAATACGACCGCCTGCGCGAAGTGCGCGCCGCCATGCAGAGCCTCGCCGCCCCGCAGGACGGCGGCGCGCGCGACCGTGTCTTCGGCCTGCTGGAAGCCCGGTCGCGCCAAACCGCTCAAAACGGATCGGCGCTTCGCGCGCCGCGCCGCGCCTGGCCATCCTTTACCCTGCGACCGGCTTACGCCCTTGGACTGGGCGCGGCGGCGGCCTGCGTCGGCTTCCTGGTGTTCAGCCCAAGCACGCCGCCCGCCACGGCGACGCCGCTTCCCAATACGATGGAGATGTCGCAGTTCTACGCCCTGCACGACGCGCATCTGGTGGGGCTGACCTCCGCCGAACCCGTGGGACACCGCGATCTGGCGGCGGAAGGCCGCGCCACGCTAATCGCGTCCGCCGACGAATCCGTGGGCGGGAGCCTGTGA
- a CDS encoding LacI family DNA-binding transcriptional regulator, which translates to MAVTLKDIAERTGVSPSVVSTVLSGRDNGTFVSENTRRKVLQVAEMLNYTPVRSGRPRGSQRLRRQRTEQFIGIWDPEYSSASAHAIQFLQAALRKHAEASGAESEDDFGLRLLTSDDLPKLDAIGIMGLILLSSTLLPREAASATIPCVMIGEVDNPPRELFMAHTNEFAAGRELGDYLWSLGHRRVAMIAPSSSVRVSRQRLQGMQAVWIKRQGNPADLLSVPFDVTPVLTLRDQVRKAIFGLAGPEVPPSKKPTAIVCYDEKVAAVAAQTLSEIDVRVPAQMSLASFQDTPDVGEFFIPPLTAIRAPIAELAVAAMEQLYLMHDQETTVAGDNAEAALSAQLIIRNSCAPPPQA; encoded by the coding sequence ATACGCGACGTAAGGTTTTGCAAGTCGCGGAGATGCTGAACTACACGCCGGTCCGGTCCGGACGGCCGCGCGGCAGCCAGCGCCTGCGCCGGCAGCGCACGGAGCAGTTTATCGGCATCTGGGACCCCGAGTACAGCTCGGCGTCCGCCCATGCGATCCAGTTCCTTCAGGCCGCGCTGCGCAAGCACGCGGAAGCGTCCGGCGCCGAGTCCGAGGACGATTTCGGCCTGCGCCTGCTCACCTCCGACGATCTGCCCAAGCTCGACGCCATCGGCATCATGGGCCTGATCCTGCTGTCGTCCACGCTGCTTCCCCGCGAAGCGGCCAGCGCCACCATTCCCTGCGTCATGATCGGCGAGGTGGACAACCCGCCGCGCGAGCTGTTCATGGCGCACACCAACGAATTCGCCGCCGGCCGCGAGCTGGGCGATTATCTGTGGAGCCTTGGGCACCGCCGGGTCGCCATGATCGCGCCGTCGTCATCCGTGCGCGTCAGCCGCCAGCGCTTGCAGGGCATGCAGGCGGTGTGGATCAAGCGGCAGGGCAATCCCGCCGACCTGCTCTCCGTCCCCTTCGATGTCACGCCCGTCCTCACCCTGCGCGATCAGGTCCGCAAAGCGATCTTTGGCCTCGCCGGTCCGGAAGTCCCGCCGTCGAAGAAGCCGACCGCCATCGTTTGCTACGACGAGAAGGTCGCCGCTGTCGCCGCGCAGACCCTTTCGGAAATCGACGTCCGAGTCCCCGCGCAGATGTCGCTGGCTTCCTTCCAGGACACTCCGGACGTGGGCGAGTTCTTCATTCCGCCGCTGACCGCCATCCGCGCTCCGATCGCCGAGCTTGCCGTGGCCGCGATGGAGCAGCTTTATCTGATGCACGATCAGGAAACCACGGTCGCCGGCGACAACGCCGAAGCCGCGCTGTCCGCGCAGCTGATTATTCGAAACTCCTGCGCGCCCCCGCCGCAGGCGTAA
- a CDS encoding aminoglycoside phosphotransferase family protein: protein MSSEEHEGPEREEPLTGGNSNMGVVRVGDTVRRAMTPRSPTIHRLLRHLEAKGFTGCPRLLGVDERGREILTYLPGDVGFLPYLWEGDDALIAAANLLRGYHDAVRDFKTEPGDAWSYAHPDPSRHEIICHNDFAPYNWVCQDEKPYAAIDFDDAGPGPRLRDVAYAVYWMAPLTFGGGPMAEMAHAELADGSRRLKLFCSCYGVDATPELLNLTQDALRLLRDWIKTGAEAGDPARARMVEQGQYEYWELETRAFAQNRPALERSLFG, encoded by the coding sequence ATGTCCAGCGAAGAACATGAAGGACCGGAGCGCGAAGAGCCGCTGACGGGCGGCAACAGTAACATGGGAGTTGTGCGTGTCGGCGATACGGTCCGCCGCGCGATGACGCCGCGAAGTCCCACGATCCATCGCCTGCTGCGGCATCTGGAGGCCAAAGGCTTTACCGGCTGCCCGCGCCTGCTCGGGGTGGACGAACGGGGGCGCGAGATCCTTACCTACCTTCCGGGCGACGTCGGATTTCTGCCTTATCTCTGGGAGGGCGATGACGCGCTGATCGCCGCCGCGAATCTGCTGCGCGGCTACCATGACGCCGTGCGGGATTTTAAGACGGAGCCCGGCGACGCGTGGTCGTACGCCCATCCGGATCCGAGTCGCCATGAGATCATCTGCCACAATGACTTCGCGCCCTACAACTGGGTCTGCCAGGACGAAAAACCCTATGCAGCCATCGATTTTGACGACGCCGGACCGGGGCCGCGCCTGCGGGATGTGGCTTACGCCGTCTATTGGATGGCGCCCTTGACCTTTGGCGGCGGTCCCATGGCGGAGATGGCGCACGCGGAGCTGGCCGATGGAAGCCGGCGCCTCAAGTTATTCTGCTCCTGTTACGGCGTCGACGCCACGCCGGAGTTGCTGAATTTGACGCAGGACGCGCTGCGCCTGCTTCGGGATTGGATCAAGACCGGCGCGGAGGCGGGCGATCCGGCGCGTGCCCGAATGGTCGAGCAGGGGCAGTACGAATACTGGGAGCTTGAGACGCGCGCGTTCGCGCAGAACCGTCCAGCCCTGGAGCGGAGTCTGTTCGGTTAA
- a CDS encoding sigma-70 family RNA polymerase sigma factor, with amino-acid sequence MTRFQTGAKDQTADRLRAFEVMVARDWDRFWRYAYRMCGNADDAEDLLAESLGEAFQAFGQYRGQGFDKWIFRILTTNRIDMTRRAKLRQAKSLDTGWTDENGDGQTCDVVDHLANPEISLMDSTLSERMQKALDALPEEYRAAVLLCDVEQMPYSEIAEMLKLPIGTVRSRIHRGRTAMRKTLESLGWS; translated from the coding sequence TTGACCCGTTTTCAAACCGGGGCGAAGGATCAGACGGCGGATCGTCTGAGGGCGTTTGAGGTCATGGTCGCGCGCGACTGGGACCGGTTCTGGCGCTACGCCTATCGGATGTGCGGGAACGCTGATGACGCCGAGGATCTGCTGGCCGAAAGTCTAGGAGAAGCGTTTCAGGCGTTCGGGCAGTACCGGGGGCAGGGCTTCGACAAGTGGATCTTTCGTATCCTGACGACCAATCGGATCGACATGACCCGCCGCGCGAAACTGCGTCAGGCGAAAAGTCTCGATACGGGCTGGACGGATGAGAACGGCGATGGGCAGACCTGTGATGTCGTGGACCATCTCGCCAATCCCGAGATCTCTTTGATGGACTCGACCCTTTCGGAACGAATGCAAAAGGCGCTGGACGCTCTTCCCGAAGAGTACCGCGCCGCCGTGCTGCTTTGCGATGTGGAGCAGATGCCTTACAGCGAGATCGCGGAGATGCTGAAACTGCCGATCGGCACCGTGCGCTCGCGAATCCATCGTGGACGGACCGCGATGCGCAAAACTTTGGAATCGCTTGGCTGGAGCTAG
- a CDS encoding isochorismatase family protein produces the protein MTYERNPNLLDPQRSILVVVDMQDTLLRVIHDRERLLASVSLMTRTAALLDIPIFATTQNAARLGGLAAEIAETIPQATIIDKMSFSCAASDAFRTALAETERTQVVLCGVETHICVAQTAIDLVYDGYQAHVAADGVSSRTLEKHKLGMERIRDNGVFPAAAEAVVYEWLGEAGTDAFRTVLGWVK, from the coding sequence ATGACTTACGAACGCAACCCCAATCTTCTCGACCCCCAGCGCAGCATCCTCGTCGTCGTGGATATGCAGGATACTCTCCTGCGCGTCATCCATGACCGCGAGCGTCTGCTGGCGTCAGTGTCGCTGATGACGCGCACGGCCGCTCTGCTGGACATCCCGATCTTCGCCACCACCCAGAACGCGGCGCGCCTGGGCGGGCTGGCGGCCGAGATCGCCGAAACGATTCCTCAGGCCACGATCATCGATAAAATGTCCTTCTCCTGCGCCGCCAGCGACGCATTCCGCACCGCGCTCGCCGAGACGGAACGCACGCAAGTCGTCCTTTGCGGCGTCGAGACCCATATCTGCGTCGCGCAAACGGCGATCGATCTTGTGTACGACGGCTACCAGGCCCACGTCGCCGCCGACGGCGTTTCGTCCCGCACGCTCGAAAAGCACAAACTCGGCATGGAGCGCATCCGCGACAACGGCGTCTTTCCGGCGGCGGCCGAAGCGGTGGTTTACGAGTGGCTGGGAGAAGCGGGGACAGACGCGTTCCGGACGGTGCTTGGGTGGGTGAAGTAG